A section of the Streptococcus oriscaviae genome encodes:
- a CDS encoding sugar kinase, whose translation MKKVLLIGEPLIRITPTNYQEIADGVESRLFFGGSEINIACGLQGFGCQTKLLTALPQGQLGERFLAFLTGRGIDTSTIQRVGERIGLYYMETGFGCRPSQVYYDRSQSSLAAIQISQLDMDDLFSDVAMVHFSGITLAVDPAVTLWLKPVLEEAKKRQLPISIDLNWRSKMIGQKEAKKLFSEFAAYADYCFGIEPIMVDESDWKMFKKDGAERCDIEKRMSALKKVYGFQAVFHTVRQLDNQGINHYRAYGLAEKFSCSVELTTQVLQRIGSGDAFVAGALYQLLEEASLEEMLDFAVASGVYKCSLEGDQMMQPAAKVRTLLDGKNELLR comes from the coding sequence ATGAAGAAGGTATTGCTGATTGGTGAACCCTTGATTCGCATAACGCCGACAAATTATCAGGAAATTGCAGATGGTGTGGAAAGCCGGTTGTTTTTCGGTGGTTCAGAAATCAATATTGCTTGTGGCCTCCAAGGATTCGGTTGCCAAACCAAGCTCTTGACAGCCTTGCCACAAGGACAACTGGGTGAGCGGTTTTTGGCCTTTTTGACAGGTCGTGGAATTGATACTAGTACGATTCAGCGGGTTGGTGAACGAATTGGGCTCTACTATATGGAAACTGGTTTTGGCTGCCGGCCTAGTCAGGTGTATTATGATCGAAGCCAGTCCAGTCTAGCAGCCATCCAGATCAGTCAACTGGATATGGATGACTTATTTTCAGATGTGGCCATGGTTCACTTTAGCGGCATCACCTTGGCTGTTGACCCGGCTGTCACCCTTTGGCTAAAACCAGTGTTAGAAGAAGCCAAAAAACGGCAGCTTCCGATTTCCATTGATCTCAACTGGCGCTCCAAAATGATTGGACAGAAGGAAGCAAAGAAACTCTTTTCAGAGTTTGCTGCCTATGCGGACTATTGCTTCGGGATAGAGCCGATTATGGTGGACGAGTCAGATTGGAAGATGTTTAAGAAGGATGGGGCCGAACGCTGCGATATTGAGAAGCGGATGTCAGCACTAAAGAAAGTTTATGGTTTCCAAGCTGTTTTCCATACAGTCCGTCAACTGGATAATCAAGGAATAAATCATTATCGTGCCTATGGTTTGGCGGAAAAATTTTCCTGCTCAGTTGAGCTAACGACTCAGGTCTTGCAACGGATTGGTAGTGGCGATGCATTTGTAGCAGGAGCGCTGTATCAGTTGCTGGAAGAGGCTTCTCTTGAAGAAATGCTGGACTTTGCTGTCGCTAGTGGAGTTTATAAAT
- a CDS encoding gluconate 5-dehydrogenase codes for MGQTFSMEQFSLEGKIALITGASYGIGFAIALAYAKAGATIVFNDISQELVNKGLAAYQAEGVEAHGYVCDVTDEEGIQAMVAQIEEEVGIIDILVNNAGIIRRVPMVEMTAAQFRQVIDIDLNAPFIVSKAVIPSMIKKGHGKIINICSMMSELGRETVSAYAAAKGGLKMLTKNIASEYGEANIQCNGIGPGYIATPQTAPLRERQADGSRHPFDQFIIAKTPAARWGEAEDLMGPAVFLASEASNFVNGHILYVDGGILAYIGKQPGE; via the coding sequence ATGGGTCAAACATTCTCAATGGAACAGTTCTCCCTCGAAGGGAAAATCGCCCTCATAACAGGAGCTTCTTACGGAATTGGTTTTGCGATTGCTTTAGCTTATGCTAAGGCAGGAGCGACTATTGTTTTTAATGACATCAGTCAGGAATTGGTCAACAAGGGGCTGGCGGCCTATCAGGCTGAAGGGGTTGAAGCGCATGGCTATGTCTGTGATGTAACAGATGAAGAAGGCATTCAGGCTATGGTTGCTCAAATCGAAGAAGAAGTAGGAATCATTGATATTTTAGTTAACAATGCAGGTATTATTCGGCGTGTTCCTATGGTTGAAATGACAGCGGCTCAGTTTCGTCAGGTCATTGATATTGATTTAAATGCTCCCTTCATCGTATCCAAAGCTGTTATTCCGTCCATGATTAAAAAAGGCCACGGAAAAATCATCAATATTTGTTCGATGATGAGCGAGTTGGGGCGCGAAACGGTTTCCGCCTACGCAGCAGCCAAGGGTGGGTTAAAAATGCTGACAAAAAATATTGCGTCAGAGTACGGAGAAGCCAACATTCAGTGCAACGGCATTGGGCCGGGCTATATTGCTACACCCCAGACAGCACCTTTGCGGGAGCGGCAAGCTGACGGTTCGCGTCATCCATTTGACCAATTTATCATTGCCAAAACGCCGGCAGCTCGTTGGGGTGAGGCAGAAGATCTGATGGGGCCGGCGGTCTTTTTAGCGAGCGAAGCCAGCAATTTTGTTAATGGACATATTCTCTATGTAGATGGAGGGATCTTGGCCTACATCGGGAAACAACCAGGAGAATAA
- a CDS encoding RpiB/LacA/LacB family sugar-phosphate isomerase gives MKIALINENSQAAKNSLIFETLKEVTDTKGYQAFNYGMYGKEGESQLTYVQNGLLASILLVSKAADFVITGCGTGVGAMLAANSFPGVTCGFAADPTDAYLFSQINGGNALSLPFAKGFGWGAELNLKLLFERLFAEEMGGGYPRDRVIPEQRNARILNEMKAITYKDLLTVLKEIDQDFLKETISGEQFQEYFFANCQDEAIAAYLRTVLES, from the coding sequence ATGAAAATAGCACTCATCAACGAAAATAGCCAGGCGGCTAAAAACAGTCTTATTTTTGAAACCTTGAAAGAAGTAACAGATACCAAAGGCTATCAAGCTTTTAACTATGGTATGTATGGCAAGGAAGGGGAAAGCCAATTGACCTACGTTCAAAATGGTTTATTGGCGTCCATTCTTCTAGTCAGCAAAGCAGCCGACTTTGTTATCACAGGATGTGGTACGGGAGTTGGTGCCATGCTTGCGGCCAATAGTTTCCCGGGTGTAACTTGTGGCTTTGCGGCAGACCCGACAGATGCCTACTTATTCTCACAAATCAATGGGGGAAATGCCCTATCCTTGCCTTTTGCGAAGGGATTTGGTTGGGGAGCGGAGTTGAACCTCAAACTCCTCTTTGAACGGCTTTTTGCTGAGGAAATGGGAGGTGGCTATCCACGTGATCGGGTTATTCCGGAACAGCGCAATGCACGCATTCTAAATGAAATGAAAGCTATCACCTACAAGGATTTATTGACCGTTCTTAAGGAAATAGACCAAGATTTTCTCAAGGAAACTATTTCTGGAGAACAGTTCCAAGAATATTTCTTTGCTAACTGTCAGGACGAGGCGATTGCAGCCTATTTGAGAACAGTATTAGAAAGTTAA